One Hyphomonadaceae bacterium BL14 genomic window, ATGCGCGCCAGTCCGGCGGTGGGACCGCCTATGATGAGATCACCATCCGGTGCCGCGGCGCAGGAGCGGGCCGGGAAGGGTAGGGCGCGGGTTTCGCGCAGGCGCACCTGCAGGCCGTCGCCGCCCGCATCGCTCAGGCGCACAATGCGTGCTTCCTCGCCATCGCCCAGGATCGCCAGGTCGACATAGCCGATCCCTTCGCCGAACAGGCACAGGCTGGCCCCGCCCGGCATGTCGCCTTCGAGCGGCAGCTCGATCACGTCGTCCACCGCACGCACAACCACGAAAGCGCGCAGCGCGCCGTTTTCGTCCATGGCGAAAATCATCGGCAGGGTCTCGCCGCGCAGCGGGAAGCCGCCTGTGCCGGCCAGGCCATTCAGGCGCGGGCCGGACCCTGTGATCACTTCGCGCCCGTCAATATTGAAGACCGAGATCCCGCCCTGCAGGCTGGCTGCCGCGAGCAATCCGTTGCCCGGCGATTCCGCATCCGCCAGAAAGGCCAGGTCGCGTGCGCCGCCCGGGGCGCTGAAGGAGCCCGTAACAATGGCGGTGCGTTCAGTCTCGCCGGGATCGGCGGCCTGTTCCTCGCCCGGAAAGAAGTTGCATCCGGCCAGCGCGGCCGACAGCGCGGCAGCGGCCAGCACACGGGTGAGGGGGGCGTGACGCAGGCGGGCGGACAGGGCGGCAGGCAGCATGATCAGATATCTCGGCTCGATGCGCCCGCGCAGTGACGGGCTGACTGGGCAGCAATGGTACATGGCGGCGCGCGCGCCGTCACATGCCCGATGTATGTCGTATCAGCCGCGGATCGAGGGGCTGATCCCGGCCTTCGAATGATGCGGTATTCCAATACCTGGTTCTCAAGAGCATGATTTCACATGCGTTTCACAAGCCCTATTGACCCGTGCAGAAGTCGCGCGTAGACACCGCGCCAGATCGCGTCCGGGATGGTCCCGAAACGCGGGTCAAGTCTGTCTCTGAGGCTCCTGTTATGAAGACCTTTACCGCCAAGCCAGCGGACGTCGAGCACAAATGGATCGTGATCGATGCGGAAGGCGCCATTGTCGGCCGTCTCGCCGCCTTCATCGCCACCCGTCTGCGCGGCAAGCACCGCCCTGATTTCACGCCGCATATCGACACGGGCGACCATGTGATCGTCATCAATGCCGAGAAAGTGGTGTTCACCGGCCGCAAGTTCGCCAACAAGCGGTATTACCGCCACACCGGTCATCCGGGCGGTATCAAGGAAACCTCGCCCCGCCGCATTCTGGAGGGCCGTTTCCCCGAGCGCGTGGTCGAGCAGGCCGTCAAGCGCATGCTGCCCAAGGAAAGCCCGCTGGCACGCGCCCAGTTTTCCAAGCTGCGCGTCTATGCCGGCGGTGAGCATCCGCACCAGGCGCAGACCCCTGAAGTCCTCGACTTCAAATCCCTGAACGCCAAGAACGCGCGGAGCTGATCATGTCCGAACAAACCCGTTCCCTCGAGGACCTGAAATCCGCACTGCAGGACGCCGGCTCGCCGGTCGTTCCCGAAGCTGTGTCCGAGCAGGTTCTGGCCGAGCCGAAAATCGACGAGCATGGCCGCGCCTATGCCACCGGCAAGCGCAAGAACGCCGTGGCGCGCGTCTGGATCAAGCCGGGTGCCGGCAAGATCACGATCAATGGCCGCGAGCAGACCGTCTATTTCGCGCGTCCTGTCCTGCGCATGCTGCTGCAGCAGCCCTTCGAAACGGCCTCGCGCGTCGACCAGTATGATGTGGTCGCTACGGTCACCGGCGGCGGTCTGTCGGGCCAGGCCGGCGCGGTGCGTCATGGCATCTCCAAGGCGCTGACCTACTATGAGCCCACCCTGCGCGGCGTGCTCAAGGCCGGCGGCTTCCTGACCCGCGACAGCCGCGTGGTCGAGCGCAAGAAGTACGGCAAGAAGAAAGCCCGCCGGAGCTTCCAGTTCTCCAAGCGCTAGACACTTTTTGCTTGCACACCATACCAAGGCGGGCGGCTCCATCGGGC contains:
- the rplM gene encoding 50S ribosomal protein L13 — protein: MKTFTAKPADVEHKWIVIDAEGAIVGRLAAFIATRLRGKHRPDFTPHIDTGDHVIVINAEKVVFTGRKFANKRYYRHTGHPGGIKETSPRRILEGRFPERVVEQAVKRMLPKESPLARAQFSKLRVYAGGEHPHQAQTPEVLDFKSLNAKNARS
- the rpsI gene encoding 30S ribosomal protein S9: MSEQTRSLEDLKSALQDAGSPVVPEAVSEQVLAEPKIDEHGRAYATGKRKNAVARVWIKPGAGKITINGREQTVYFARPVLRMLLQQPFETASRVDQYDVVATVTGGGLSGQAGAVRHGISKALTYYEPTLRGVLKAGGFLTRDSRVVERKKYGKKKARRSFQFSKR